A region from the Nostoc sp. HK-01 genome encodes:
- a CDS encoding multi-sensor signal transduction multi-kinase, whose product MLTVDLISGYELNEMLHEGDDTIIYRARSEYDKQSIILKILKADYPSIDAIARLRHEYKITENLNLAGVVKVLRLETHKNRLAIVFEDIHGYSLKQLLSQSRQDLKSFMSIAIQLAKALVSVHDCHIIHKDIKPANIIINPETGLVKLTDFSIASRLDKEIPQLANPNQLEGTLVYMSPEQTGRMNRNLDYRSDFYSLGVTFYEMLTKQLPFQSHDPLELVYSHIAKEPTEIELLNPEIPSAISSLVKKLMAKNAEDRYQTAKGLLADLEICQEQLETTGEICNFTPGRLDILSQLLIPQKLYGRESKVNSLLEAFERVSQGKRELILVSGYSGIGKSSVVNEVNKPITRAKGFFISGKFDQFQRNVPYASLIQAFSSLMRQLLTEDDTKFEIWRGKILAAVKSYGKVIIDVIPEVELVIGKQPEVAQLSAAESQNRFNRVFTDFIRVFATKDHPLVIFLDDLQWSDSATLKLIQLLITDQKTKYLLLIGAYRNNEVTITHPLIQTIEEINKSHNLVLDIVLQALSVDNYHQLIADTLNENSDKIKPLVDLLYNKTAGNPFFLTQLLLALHQDNLFNFDFHTGLWQWDIDKIQTIGIIDKRIVELIASRIKNLPIATQEILKLAACIGNRFSLDILSIISGKLPATTASDLYAALQCGLILPLSDAYRIPLVFEQEESAKLTFDSKQISYKFLHDRIQQAAYSLIPENQKQGTHLQIGRLLLEQTPTELLPENILDIVNQLNVGWDLLTQQLQKYELAKLNLLAGKKAKAATAYEAAARYLNIGLKLLTADSWQKYYELTLNLYTETTEIEYLNGNFEQSNHLGNIAINRANNILDKVKLYEVKMLTYMAQNQMPEVLEIGVKALSELGVILPNNPTQLHVLSALTETKIGLIGKPIEKLALLPDMSDPYKLAAMQILLQIVPAASQAGSFLFVLSVLAMVRLSIKYGKSPVSAYGYAAYGTILTDKFNQVETGYKLGKLAVDLLANMNDNSIKATVYFVNNGTISFYKEHLKETISPLLEGMQSGLELGNIENAGYCAVIAGYHALLSGENLESVDQKISGYVDLMQKLKLQSLGVATSMFRQVALNLQAKTSQKAVLIGEAFDEITMAAELLKNYSFKGFYYGCKTIVCYLFGEYALAVENAVLAEKTHADNVGLLIYTANNFYHSLALTALCNQALPLQKKQYLKQVTANQNKMKKWAIQAPCNFQHKYELVEAEKARVLGKFQVATDLYDRAISGAKKHGYVAEEALANELAAKCYIDFGKEKIAKMYITEAYYGYIHWGAIAKVQYLDEHYNNLIIRSVNWKQSAIDVTRTIATTKINYSGTTSNNDGILDLGTILKASQAISSEIVLDKLLEKLLQIILENAAAQKGCLILLKDNELFLEAVNSIDSNSIILPSIPVKASRDIPVPIVEYVARTQEVLVINDALAEPNYQSNLYIQQHKPISILCNPIFYQGKFIGILYLENKLIASAFTKENIKVLNLITSQAAISLENSRLYQQAQNYAKQLESSLSDLTEMQLQLVQSEKMSTLGNLVSGIAHEINNPIGFIIGNLKPASEYIQDLLKVIDLYENYYPQPAPEITKTLRDIDVEYVREDLPKLIASMQEGINRIYDVSLSLRTFSRGDTQKPSICNLHEIFDSTILILKHRLKASQARPAIEVVKNYDDIPLVRCFPGQLSQVFMNLIANAIDALEESNIGRNIDEIKAHPNRIMLTTKLNEEHKSVLIYIKDNGIGMTPEVKQKIFDHLFTTKPVGKGTGLGLAIARQIIIEKHGGSIEVNSVSGQGTEFIIQLPL is encoded by the coding sequence ATGCTGACAGTTGATTTAATATCAGGGTATGAATTAAACGAAATGCTCCATGAAGGAGATGACACGATTATTTATCGTGCTAGGTCAGAATATGACAAACAATCGATCATTCTGAAAATTCTGAAAGCGGATTATCCTTCCATAGATGCGATCGCCCGTCTGAGACATGAATACAAAATTACAGAAAACCTCAATTTAGCAGGTGTTGTCAAGGTTTTAAGACTGGAAACCCACAAAAATCGCCTAGCGATCGTATTTGAAGATATTCATGGCTACTCTTTGAAACAACTGCTAAGTCAAAGCAGACAAGATTTAAAAAGTTTTATGAGCATTGCCATTCAATTAGCAAAAGCTCTAGTCTCAGTACATGATTGTCATATTATTCATAAAGATATTAAACCTGCCAACATCATCATTAACCCAGAAACTGGGCTTGTCAAACTGACTGATTTTAGTATTGCCTCCCGTTTAGATAAAGAAATACCCCAACTAGCTAACCCCAATCAACTAGAAGGCACTCTTGTTTATATGTCCCCGGAACAAACCGGGAGAATGAACCGCAACCTTGACTATCGGAGTGATTTTTATTCTCTTGGGGTGACTTTCTATGAAATGCTTACCAAGCAATTACCTTTTCAAAGTCATGACCCCCTGGAGTTAGTTTACTCTCATATTGCTAAAGAACCTACAGAAATTGAATTATTAAATCCAGAAATTCCTAGTGCTATCTCGTCTCTGGTAAAGAAACTGATGGCAAAAAATGCTGAAGACCGCTATCAAACAGCTAAAGGATTGTTGGCAGATTTAGAAATATGTCAAGAACAGTTAGAAACAACAGGAGAAATCTGTAATTTCACACCTGGTCGGTTAGATATTTTAAGTCAATTGCTAATTCCCCAAAAGCTTTATGGCAGAGAAAGTAAAGTTAATTCTCTTTTAGAAGCTTTTGAGCGAGTTAGTCAAGGCAAGCGTGAACTTATTTTAGTTTCTGGCTATTCAGGAATTGGTAAATCTTCTGTAGTGAATGAGGTAAATAAACCGATCACTCGTGCCAAAGGCTTCTTTATTAGTGGTAAATTTGACCAATTTCAACGGAATGTTCCCTATGCCTCATTGATTCAGGCTTTTAGTTCATTAATGAGGCAATTGCTTACAGAAGATGATACTAAGTTTGAAATATGGCGGGGTAAAATCTTAGCAGCTGTTAAGTCTTATGGAAAAGTCATTATTGATGTAATTCCAGAAGTAGAATTGGTCATTGGCAAACAACCAGAAGTAGCTCAACTCAGTGCAGCAGAATCACAAAATCGCTTTAATCGTGTTTTTACAGACTTTATCCGCGTATTTGCCACAAAAGATCACCCTTTGGTAATCTTTTTAGATGACTTGCAATGGAGTGATTCAGCTACCCTCAAGTTAATACAATTACTCATTACTGACCAGAAAACTAAATATTTACTTTTAATAGGTGCTTATCGAAATAATGAAGTTACAATTACACATCCTTTAATTCAAACAATAGAAGAAATTAATAAAAGCCATAATCTTGTTCTGGATATTGTCTTACAAGCTCTATCTGTTGATAATTATCATCAATTAATTGCTGATACACTGAATGAAAATTCAGATAAAATCAAACCATTAGTAGATTTACTTTACAATAAGACAGCAGGTAATCCATTTTTTTTAACACAGTTATTACTTGCATTACATCAAGATAATTTATTTAATTTTGACTTTCACACTGGTTTATGGCAGTGGGATATAGACAAAATCCAAACAATTGGAATTATTGATAAACGCATCGTAGAATTAATTGCTAGTAGAATTAAAAACCTGCCGATCGCTACACAAGAAATATTGAAATTAGCTGCTTGTATTGGTAATAGATTTTCCCTAGATATTCTATCTATTATTAGCGGTAAATTACCTGCAACTACGGCAAGTGATCTGTACGCTGCCTTGCAATGTGGATTAATTCTACCTTTGAGTGATGCTTATCGCATACCCTTAGTTTTTGAACAGGAGGAATCTGCTAAATTAACTTTTGATTCCAAGCAGATTAGTTATAAGTTTTTACACGATCGCATTCAGCAAGCTGCTTATTCATTAATTCCTGAAAATCAAAAACAAGGGACTCATTTACAAATAGGTCGTTTGTTACTAGAACAGACACCTACTGAATTATTGCCAGAAAATATTTTAGATATTGTTAATCAGCTGAATGTTGGCTGGGATTTATTAACTCAACAATTACAAAAATATGAACTAGCCAAACTGAATTTGCTCGCTGGTAAAAAAGCAAAAGCGGCTACTGCGTATGAGGCGGCTGCAAGATATTTGAATATAGGCTTAAAGCTGTTAACAGCAGATAGTTGGCAAAAATATTATGAACTAACATTGAACTTATATACTGAAACCACAGAGATAGAGTATTTAAATGGTAATTTTGAACAGTCTAATCATTTAGGAAATATTGCTATAAATCGAGCCAATAATATTCTAGATAAGGTAAAACTATATGAAGTAAAAATGCTAACTTACATGGCACAAAATCAGATGCCAGAAGTATTAGAAATTGGTGTAAAAGCCTTGAGTGAATTAGGAGTAATATTACCAAATAACCCTACACAATTACATGTTTTATCAGCCTTAACAGAGACAAAAATAGGATTAATAGGTAAACCAATAGAAAAGTTAGCTTTGTTACCTGATATGTCTGATCCTTATAAACTAGCAGCGATGCAAATTTTATTGCAAATTGTGCCAGCGGCTAGTCAGGCAGGCTCTTTTCTGTTTGTGTTATCTGTATTGGCGATGGTGAGATTATCTATTAAATACGGTAAATCACCTGTTTCAGCTTATGGTTATGCAGCTTATGGAACTATTTTAACTGATAAATTTAACCAAGTTGAAACAGGATATAAATTAGGAAAGCTGGCAGTAGATTTACTGGCAAATATGAATGATAACTCGATCAAAGCTACTGTTTACTTTGTCAACAATGGCACGATTAGCTTTTATAAAGAACATTTAAAAGAAACAATCTCACCACTCTTAGAAGGGATGCAGAGTGGCTTAGAATTAGGTAATATCGAAAATGCTGGTTATTGTGCTGTAATTGCGGGCTATCATGCTTTACTTTCGGGAGAAAATTTGGAATCTGTAGATCAGAAAATATCTGGCTATGTTGATTTAATGCAGAAATTAAAGTTGCAATCTCTAGGGGTAGCTACAAGCATGTTCAGACAAGTAGCTTTAAATTTGCAAGCAAAGACATCACAAAAAGCTGTTTTAATTGGTGAGGCTTTTGATGAAATTACAATGGCAGCAGAGTTATTAAAAAATTACTCGTTTAAAGGATTTTATTATGGATGTAAAACCATAGTATGTTATTTATTTGGTGAATATGCACTAGCAGTTGAAAATGCCGTATTAGCTGAAAAAACTCATGCTGATAACGTAGGATTACTAATTTATACTGCTAATAATTTCTATCATTCTTTAGCTCTGACAGCACTGTGTAATCAGGCGTTACCTTTACAAAAAAAGCAATATTTAAAACAGGTAACAGCTAATCAAAATAAAATGAAAAAATGGGCTATACAAGCACCATGTAACTTCCAGCATAAATATGAGCTAGTAGAAGCAGAAAAAGCTAGAGTATTAGGTAAATTTCAAGTAGCCACAGACTTATATGATCGGGCTATTTCAGGAGCAAAGAAGCATGGTTATGTCGCCGAAGAAGCTTTAGCTAATGAATTAGCAGCTAAATGTTATATAGATTTTGGTAAAGAAAAAATTGCCAAAATGTACATAACTGAAGCTTATTATGGTTATATTCATTGGGGAGCTATAGCGAAAGTTCAATACTTGGATGAACACTATAATAATTTAATTATTCGTAGTGTAAATTGGAAACAATCAGCTATCGATGTTACCCGAACGATCGCTACAACAAAAATCAACTATTCAGGAACGACAAGTAACAACGATGGTATTTTAGATTTAGGGACAATACTGAAAGCTTCACAAGCAATTAGTAGCGAAATAGTGCTAGATAAACTCCTAGAGAAACTTTTGCAGATAATTCTCGAAAACGCTGCTGCTCAAAAGGGTTGTCTGATTTTACTTAAAGATAATGAATTATTCCTAGAAGCCGTCAATAGTATAGATAGCAATTCGATTATTCTGCCATCAATTCCGGTAAAAGCAAGTAGAGATATTCCAGTACCTATAGTTGAATACGTTGCTAGAACGCAAGAAGTTTTAGTGATAAATGATGCTCTTGCGGAGCCTAATTATCAATCAAATCTTTATATCCAACAGCACAAACCAATTTCAATATTATGTAACCCTATCTTCTATCAAGGGAAATTTATTGGAATTTTGTACCTAGAAAATAAACTCATTGCCAGTGCATTCACGAAAGAAAATATCAAGGTTTTGAATTTAATTACATCTCAAGCAGCTATTTCTTTAGAGAACTCTCGGCTATATCAGCAAGCTCAAAACTACGCCAAACAATTAGAATCTTCTCTGTCTGACCTCACAGAAATGCAGTTGCAATTAGTACAGAGTGAGAAAATGTCTACTTTGGGCAATTTAGTTTCAGGTATAGCGCATGAAATTAATAATCCCATCGGCTTTATTATTGGTAATTTAAAACCTGCAAGTGAATATATCCAAGATTTATTAAAAGTAATTGACTTGTATGAAAATTACTATCCTCAACCTGCACCAGAAATAACAAAAACTTTGCGCGATATAGATGTAGAATATGTGCGGGAAGACTTGCCTAAACTAATTGCTTCGATGCAAGAGGGAATCAATCGGATTTATGATGTCAGCCTCAGTTTGCGTACATTCTCCAGAGGCGATACTCAAAAACCAAGTATTTGTAATCTTCATGAAATTTTTGATAGTACAATTTTAATTCTCAAACACCGCCTCAAGGCTTCACAAGCTCGTCCCGCAATTGAAGTTGTCAAAAACTATGACGACATTCCATTAGTGCGGTGTTTTCCTGGTCAACTTAGCCAAGTATTTATGAATTTAATAGCCAATGCTATTGATGCTTTAGAAGAGTCAAATATAGGACGCAATATAGATGAGATAAAAGCTCATCCCAATCGCATTATGCTCACTACCAAACTTAATGAGGAGCATAAAAGTGTATTAATTTATATTAAAGATAATGGAATTGGGATGACTCCTGAAGTTAAGCAGAAAATTTTTGATCACCTATTTACAACTAAACCAGTAGGTAAAGGAACTGGTTTGGGATTAGCGATCGCTCGTCAAATTATCATTGAAAAACATGGTGGAAGTATTGAGGTGAATTCTGTATCTGGGCAAGGAACAGAGTTTATTATCCAGTTACCACTGTAA
- a CDS encoding amino acid adenylation domain protein has translation MNNQNSQIHTTVVSLIDFVFQKYHDELAVIIEDQQFTYGELQQRTEQLSQYLTAQGSLKPNNLVGLCIEPSFEMVIAICAILKAGAAFVPLDPDLPRQRLSYMIADAKLTTILTQQKFAFDIEPAMRQSGLDGQMCFLDTPTVWQPLTTSSSLPSVEPDQLAYIIYTSGSTGVPKGVMLTHQGLLNLAEASCHTFNIKPGLRLLQFASISFDAAVWEIFTALCGGATLVLGAREQMLPGQLLANFLTKYRVQWVMLPPSVLATLTSFRNYLTDLRMVVVGGEACSVSLAKAWVSPHTRFFNAYGPTEITVCCTMYEFKQQEMSLPIGYALPNVELYILNEELQLCHSGEKGELYVGGMGVAKGYLDKPEITSSRFLDNPFGAGKIYKTADIVYEDPHQPGLLHYAGRSDHQVKIRGKRIEIEAIEMILAQHPGVQTNAVKAIRSVRIESSDVPENYGVSMLVAYIVPKAGHFLTEKHLQRFAAEQLPDYMVPTRFVFMDELPLLPNRSKVDRNALPELPQTPSFVADTMDNSIKIAVVFDEALELPTGTCKPHTNFFEMGGSSLCIAHVLYGLERDFGVAIPSRLIYEYPTPSDVARLLEQFKLKSESAANDRYIDLQTEAVLSPDLNTSLWQEPPQAKYDCALITGTTGFLGAHLLDELLTKGSYKKIYCLIRAENQTDAVERLRATFIQYQLPTAKLAQVSVINGDIEQPQLQLPTRLFDQLGEEVDQIYHVAADTNYIKPYSLIKKSNVDGTANILTLAAHRRHKTLHYLSTLAVYGSITSLLGINEVAEEFDIDLCEGIISVEYGYVRSKWVAERMLHSAQAKGLAVSIYRPGFISGHRQTQVANLNDMFYRFVSGCIQMGMYPDFPEKRWVPTPVDYVAEAIAHLSLDTKYTGGQYNILVPPEKELSHLEIFEYLKELGYPLQKISPKNWLNALSTLSTTNPLHPLISFFQEKVYQDRSTILEVHHRTPDFQTKNVLQAIKDTNIKCPTIDKNLIRQYLPNFDKHFSTRQLQHTASLNY, from the coding sequence ATGAATAATCAAAATTCTCAAATTCATACAACAGTAGTTTCTCTCATCGATTTCGTTTTTCAGAAATATCATGATGAACTAGCTGTGATTATCGAAGATCAGCAGTTTACGTATGGTGAATTGCAACAAAGGACAGAACAGTTATCTCAATACTTAACAGCACAAGGTTCACTAAAACCAAACAATTTAGTAGGATTGTGTATCGAACCTTCTTTTGAAATGGTGATTGCAATCTGCGCCATTTTAAAAGCAGGTGCAGCGTTTGTTCCTCTTGATCCTGATTTACCCCGTCAGCGACTTAGTTACATGATTGCTGATGCTAAATTAACCACGATTCTGACACAGCAAAAGTTTGCCTTTGATATTGAGCCAGCAATGCGGCAGAGTGGTTTGGACGGACAAATGTGTTTTTTAGACACTCCTACAGTCTGGCAACCTTTAACTACATCCTCTTCGTTACCTTCCGTAGAGCCTGACCAATTAGCTTACATTATCTACACATCTGGTTCTACAGGCGTTCCTAAAGGCGTAATGCTTACCCATCAAGGGTTGCTCAATCTTGCAGAAGCTAGTTGTCACACTTTTAATATCAAACCAGGCTTGCGTTTACTTCAGTTTGCTTCTATCAGTTTTGATGCCGCCGTCTGGGAAATCTTCACAGCCTTATGTGGTGGTGCAACTTTAGTACTAGGTGCAAGAGAGCAAATGCTTCCTGGGCAACTCTTGGCAAATTTCCTCACAAAATATAGGGTGCAATGGGTGATGCTACCACCTTCTGTACTGGCAACCCTCACATCTTTTCGTAATTATTTAACTGATTTACGAATGGTAGTAGTAGGTGGTGAAGCTTGCTCTGTCTCACTTGCAAAAGCCTGGGTTTCGCCTCATACACGCTTTTTCAATGCTTATGGGCCAACAGAAATCACAGTTTGTTGCACAATGTACGAATTCAAGCAACAAGAAATGAGTCTGCCTATTGGCTATGCACTACCAAATGTAGAGCTATACATTCTCAATGAAGAACTCCAACTTTGTCATAGTGGTGAAAAGGGTGAGCTATATGTAGGTGGTATGGGAGTAGCTAAAGGCTATCTAGACAAACCAGAAATTACAAGTTCTCGTTTTCTAGACAACCCTTTTGGTGCAGGCAAAATCTATAAAACTGCTGATATCGTTTACGAAGATCCGCATCAGCCAGGCCTGTTACACTATGCTGGTAGATCTGATCATCAGGTGAAAATTCGGGGCAAGCGTATAGAAATAGAAGCAATTGAAATGATACTTGCCCAACATCCTGGAGTACAGACAAATGCCGTTAAAGCAATTAGAAGTGTACGTATAGAAAGTAGTGATGTGCCAGAAAATTATGGTGTATCAATGCTCGTTGCATACATCGTTCCCAAAGCTGGGCATTTTTTAACAGAAAAGCACCTACAACGCTTTGCGGCTGAACAATTACCAGATTATATGGTGCCTACGCGTTTTGTGTTCATGGACGAATTACCTTTGCTACCTAATCGTAGTAAAGTAGACCGAAATGCTTTACCAGAACTGCCTCAAACACCATCTTTTGTTGCTGATACGATGGATAACTCTATCAAAATTGCGGTAGTTTTTGATGAAGCTTTAGAATTGCCTACTGGTACTTGCAAACCTCACACTAATTTCTTTGAAATGGGTGGCAGCTCCCTGTGTATAGCTCATGTCTTATATGGACTCGAACGCGATTTTGGTGTCGCTATTCCTTCTCGCTTAATTTATGAGTATCCGACACCATCAGATGTAGCCAGATTATTAGAGCAGTTTAAACTCAAAAGTGAAAGTGCTGCTAATGATAGATACATTGACTTACAAACAGAAGCTGTACTTTCTCCAGATTTAAACACATCTCTTTGGCAAGAACCACCACAAGCTAAATATGACTGTGCATTAATTACAGGTACAACAGGTTTTCTCGGCGCACACTTGCTTGATGAACTACTGACAAAAGGTAGTTATAAGAAAATTTATTGCCTGATTCGGGCAGAAAACCAGACAGATGCAGTTGAGAGGCTGCGAGCAACCTTTATTCAATATCAACTACCAACGGCAAAACTGGCGCAGGTAAGTGTCATTAATGGCGATATTGAGCAACCACAGTTGCAACTGCCGACCCGATTATTTGACCAACTGGGTGAGGAAGTTGATCAAATTTATCATGTAGCTGCTGATACTAACTACATCAAACCTTACTCGCTGATCAAAAAATCCAATGTTGATGGTACTGCAAATATCCTGACTTTAGCAGCACATCGTCGTCATAAAACTTTGCATTACCTATCTACCTTAGCTGTTTATGGCTCAATCACATCTTTGCTAGGTATAAATGAAGTTGCAGAGGAATTTGATATTGATCTGTGTGAAGGAATTATATCTGTAGAGTATGGATATGTACGGTCAAAATGGGTTGCGGAAAGGATGTTGCACTCAGCCCAAGCAAAAGGATTAGCCGTTTCTATTTACCGTCCTGGTTTTATTTCTGGACACAGACAAACCCAAGTTGCGAACCTCAATGATATGTTCTATCGCTTCGTCAGTGGTTGCATTCAGATGGGTATGTATCCCGATTTTCCTGAAAAACGTTGGGTGCCAACACCTGTAGACTATGTTGCTGAGGCGATCGCTCATCTTTCCTTGGATACAAAATATACAGGTGGTCAGTACAATATTCTGGTACCGCCTGAAAAAGAATTAAGCCATCTAGAAATATTTGAATACTTGAAAGAGTTAGGCTATCCTCTACAAAAGATTTCTCCAAAAAACTGGTTGAATGCTTTATCTACTTTGTCAACAACTAATCCCTTACATCCATTAATTTCTTTCTTCCAAGAGAAAGTCTATCAAGACCGCAGTACTATTTTAGAGGTACATCATCGCACTCCTGACTTCCAAACTAAAAACGTCCTTCAGGCGATCAAGGATACTAATATTAAGTGTCCAACAATAGATAAAAATCTGATTAGACAATACCTACCCAACTTTGATAAACATTTTTCGACCAGACAACTCCAACATACTGCATCACTAAACTATTAG
- a CDS encoding WD-40 repeat protein, whose amino-acid sequence MEQGLRLLIQLVLEFAPVVVNLVQKRTSEGINTTNYQLPQVIEEIIEFVNITTNSKSSEDEFHQEKLLQQRLAVYQRETQLQIAQQERDTSLQLPEVNKVLDSWPLRLYPSQILETRNTHTNTPLKIFLAPPQIKFDQFDSNPEEISELERILAEGLREFINTNYSLHHPTRPTEFLAGAWDSKRFHSESSIKALFSLLKTEPILILESDHDGDYLNFRIAYWGLGQENYFYKTISRLPYKEILQEFAKNRALEWKKIRDELINLGEDLEEINQLGGDNVHNLAILEKAEKWQAKGIDITKLSWKYQINQQDIAKFCQVLNTCHCLVAAWVADAYHLVHHDVPPLLPELLPSFLKDRLDLPVVQAMSEDNILQVYATGYQQVYQALEKERRYWVPELALQLAQSLSHLPDRSWAQEQVDYSINTWLELRQVKTQEFPHPLEAMLSVIKIEDEEYFDKLKEYFMAVSDRQSIASTEKILQAIATLKHKRTLESPELIHTLTGHSGKVASVAISPDGETVVSGCADQTINIWNLQTGKQIRTLTGNLGEVSSVAISSDGNFLAVGSCQHPKSNVTVWHLSTGQLIHTLLGHQKPVNVVDISPDGQILASGSNKIKIWNLHKGDRICTLWHSSAVHAVAISPDGSILASGSSDSKIRLWNPRTGDPLRTLTGHTGDVKSIAISSDGQLLFSGSTDTTIKIWHLLTGKLLQTLQGHSDAVKSITLSSDGQRLFSGSGDRTINIWRIATNEILYTLTGHSGTVNSLALSPDGKFLVSGSSDKTIKIWQV is encoded by the coding sequence ATGGAACAAGGGTTAAGGTTACTCATCCAACTTGTACTAGAGTTTGCACCTGTAGTTGTCAATCTTGTACAAAAGAGAACATCAGAAGGTATAAATACAACAAATTATCAATTACCGCAAGTTATCGAAGAAATTATTGAATTTGTAAATATTACCACTAATAGCAAAAGTTCCGAAGATGAATTTCACCAAGAAAAACTCTTACAACAGAGATTAGCCGTTTATCAACGAGAAACACAATTACAAATTGCACAACAGGAAAGAGATACATCTCTTCAGTTACCAGAAGTCAATAAAGTTTTGGATAGCTGGCCTTTAAGATTATATCCTTCGCAAATTTTAGAAACTCGGAACACTCACACAAATACCCCTCTGAAAATTTTTCTCGCGCCTCCACAAATTAAGTTTGACCAATTTGACAGCAATCCTGAAGAAATTTCGGAATTAGAAAGAATTTTAGCTGAGGGTTTGCGTGAATTTATTAATACTAATTATTCTCTGCATCACCCTACCAGACCAACAGAATTTTTAGCAGGTGCTTGGGATAGTAAACGTTTTCATAGTGAATCGAGTATTAAAGCTTTATTTAGTCTGTTAAAAACAGAGCCAATTTTAATTTTAGAATCAGACCATGATGGTGATTATTTAAATTTTCGGATTGCTTATTGGGGCTTAGGTCAAGAGAATTATTTTTATAAAACTATCTCTCGGCTACCATACAAAGAGATTTTACAAGAGTTTGCTAAAAATCGGGCTTTAGAGTGGAAAAAAATTAGAGATGAATTAATCAATTTAGGTGAAGACTTAGAGGAAATTAATCAGTTAGGCGGTGATAATGTACATAATTTGGCAATTTTAGAAAAGGCAGAAAAATGGCAAGCTAAAGGGATTGATATTACTAAACTGTCTTGGAAATACCAAATAAATCAGCAAGATATTGCTAAGTTTTGTCAAGTATTAAATACCTGTCATTGTTTAGTTGCAGCTTGGGTAGCAGATGCTTATCACTTGGTTCATCATGATGTACCACCATTATTACCAGAGTTGTTACCTAGTTTTCTCAAAGATAGGCTAGATTTGCCCGTAGTACAGGCAATGTCAGAAGATAATATACTCCAGGTATATGCCACAGGGTATCAACAAGTTTATCAAGCTCTGGAAAAAGAGCGTAGATATTGGGTTCCAGAGTTAGCTTTACAATTAGCGCAGAGTTTATCACATTTACCCGATCGCTCTTGGGCGCAAGAACAAGTAGATTATTCCATCAACACCTGGTTAGAATTGCGTCAAGTTAAAACTCAGGAATTTCCTCATCCTCTAGAAGCAATGCTATCTGTCATCAAAATAGAAGATGAGGAATATTTTGATAAACTCAAAGAATATTTTATGGCAGTGAGCGATCGCCAAAGTATTGCATCCACAGAAAAAATCTTACAGGCGATCGCCACCCTCAAACACAAACGCACCCTCGAATCTCCCGAACTCATCCACACCTTAACAGGTCATTCCGGTAAAGTTGCATCTGTGGCTATTAGTCCTGATGGAGAGACTGTCGTGAGTGGCTGTGCAGATCAAACAATTAATATCTGGAATTTGCAAACCGGAAAACAGATTAGAACTCTCACCGGGAATTTAGGCGAAGTTTCATCGGTGGCGATTAGTTCTGATGGGAATTTTCTGGCGGTGGGAAGTTGTCAACATCCCAAAAGTAATGTCACAGTTTGGCATTTAAGCACTGGTCAGTTAATCCACACCCTATTAGGTCATCAAAAACCAGTCAACGTTGTCGATATTAGTCCTGATGGGCAGATTCTCGCTAGTGGTAGTAATAAAATTAAAATTTGGAATTTACATAAAGGCGATCGCATTTGTACACTTTGGCATTCTTCAGCTGTTCATGCTGTCGCCATTAGTCCTGATGGTAGCATTTTAGCCAGTGGTAGTTCCGATAGTAAAATTAGACTGTGGAACCCGCGCACAGGTGATCCATTACGCACACTCACAGGTCATACAGGCGACGTAAAATCAATCGCCATTAGTTCTGATGGACAACTGCTGTTTAGCGGTAGTACTGATACAACGATTAAGATTTGGCATTTGCTAACAGGTAAACTTTTGCAGACTCTCCAAGGCCACTCAGATGCAGTCAAATCCATCACTCTGAGTTCTGATGGACAACGTTTATTTAGTGGTAGTGGCGATCGCACAATTAATATTTGGCGGATTGCGACAAATGAAATCCTCTACACACTCACCGGACATTCAGGAACTGTAAATTCTCTCGCTCTGAGTCCTGATGGTAAATTTTTAGTTAGTGGTAGTTCTGATAAAACAATCAAAATTTGGCAAGTTTAG